One window from the genome of Ensifer canadensis encodes:
- a CDS encoding response regulator transcription factor, which produces MLLFLAPERPQVESPQRTVAVVENDASVRRSVVRLLNANGFATEAFASAEAFLSHADASQFGCIVLDIHLGGISGIELWHRLKASGSELPVIFITAVEDEALHVEAVKAGCIAYLRKPFPAALLINAVDRALGL; this is translated from the coding sequence CTGCTCCTGTTCTTGGCTCCAGAAAGGCCTCAAGTGGAAAGCCCACAACGCACAGTGGCCGTTGTCGAGAACGACGCAAGCGTGCGCCGGAGCGTCGTGCGACTGTTGAACGCAAATGGTTTTGCAACCGAAGCATTTGCATCTGCCGAGGCCTTTTTAAGCCATGCCGACGCAAGTCAGTTTGGCTGTATCGTCCTCGATATTCATTTGGGTGGCATTTCAGGCATCGAACTATGGCACCGCTTAAAGGCATCGGGCAGCGAACTCCCGGTTATCTTCATCACCGCCGTTGAGGATGAGGCGCTTCACGTGGAGGCGGTTAAGGCGGGCTGCATCGCGTATCTACGCAAGCCGTTCCCCGCCGCCTTGTTGATCAATGCTGTCGACAGGGCATTGGGGCTTTGA
- a CDS encoding arylsulfatase has product MTWLKLWPWTRDALAIGASLIAQSLFVGAAFAQQSTPNILFILADNIGYGDIGAYGGGELRGSPTPRIDQLAAEGLRLTQFLVEPSCTPSRAALMTGRYSIRSGLSLVAVAGTSISLPADEITMAEMLRDAGYATAIFGKWHLGGQIYSQPQNQGFDEFYGIPPSDTWDAFGMIRQGLQTKSVDISLENGPHIVEAKRGEPLTLVKPYTEEVRRGIDWELVDHGIDFMTRQKAAGKAFFLYLPISRTHFPNLPSKRFEGASRIGQFGDSLMEGDAIVGTVLDALKALGLEENTIVVFASDNGPDGPGASRFGADMPDMGTTGPYRGALGDVSEGAIRTAAVIRWPQMIKPRSSYAMFSIMDFFPTFARLAGGKVPSDRPIDGIDQSDLLLGKNDTGRREHLLTFVGSDLVSVRWKQFRAYFVDVGPGRSGPGGMMPMGEWDPAPRR; this is encoded by the coding sequence ATGACTTGGCTCAAACTGTGGCCGTGGACGCGCGACGCACTTGCGATCGGAGCGTCTCTCATTGCTCAATCGTTGTTTGTCGGAGCGGCATTTGCGCAGCAATCGACGCCAAACATCCTGTTCATTCTGGCTGATAACATCGGCTATGGCGACATTGGCGCCTATGGCGGCGGGGAGCTGCGCGGCTCACCGACGCCGCGCATCGACCAACTTGCTGCGGAAGGGCTGCGGCTGACGCAGTTCCTAGTCGAGCCGTCTTGTACGCCATCGCGCGCCGCGTTGATGACAGGACGCTACTCCATACGGTCCGGGCTTTCGTTGGTGGCGGTGGCTGGCACATCTATCTCGCTGCCAGCCGACGAGATTACCATGGCAGAGATGCTACGCGACGCCGGCTACGCCACGGCGATCTTCGGCAAGTGGCACCTTGGCGGACAAATCTACAGTCAGCCGCAGAACCAGGGCTTCGACGAATTTTATGGAATCCCGCCCAGCGACACCTGGGACGCGTTCGGCATGATCCGCCAAGGTCTCCAGACCAAGTCCGTCGACATCTCGCTCGAAAATGGACCGCACATCGTTGAAGCTAAACGTGGAGAGCCGCTAACGCTGGTCAAACCCTACACGGAGGAAGTGCGTCGCGGGATCGACTGGGAACTGGTGGACCACGGCATCGATTTCATGACGCGCCAAAAGGCAGCAGGAAAGGCGTTCTTCCTGTATTTGCCGATCTCTCGCACGCACTTTCCCAATCTGCCTTCGAAGCGTTTCGAGGGAGCTTCACGCATCGGCCAGTTCGGGGACTCGCTGATGGAGGGCGATGCAATCGTCGGCACAGTACTCGATGCATTGAAAGCGCTTGGCCTTGAGGAAAACACGATTGTCGTTTTCGCATCCGACAATGGGCCAGACGGCCCTGGAGCGAGCCGGTTCGGCGCTGACATGCCCGACATGGGAACGACGGGCCCCTATCGTGGCGCGCTGGGCGATGTCAGCGAGGGCGCGATCCGCACCGCCGCCGTGATCCGCTGGCCGCAAATGATCAAGCCGCGCTCCTCCTATGCGATGTTCTCAATCATGGATTTCTTCCCGACCTTCGCACGTCTTGCCGGCGGCAAGGTCCCCAGCGATCGGCCAATTGACGGAATCGACCAAAGCGACCTGCTGCTCGGCAAGAATGACACCGGACGGCGAGAGCATCTGCTGACCTTCGTCGGGTCTGATCTCGTCTCCGTCCGCTGGAAGCAATTCCGGGCGTATTTCGTCGACGTAGGGCCTGGCCGCAGCGGCCCTGGCGGCATGATGCCAATGGGGGAGTGGGATCCAGCGCCGCGCCGATGA
- the fabI gene encoding enoyl-ACP reductase FabI, producing MSSPVVKAELLKGKKGLIVGIANDRSIAWGCARAFRAFGAELAVTYLNDKAKPYVEPLAHEVGASILMPVDLAIPGQIEAVFDRIERTWGELDFVVHSIAFSPKDTLGGRVVDVPRDGFLTTMDISCWSFIHMARLAEPLMKNGGTLFTMTYYGSQMVVENYNIMGVAKAALESAVRYLAAELGPKGIRVHAISPGAVATRAASGIPEFDELLEKTIRKSPARELVSIDDVGVATAFLAHDAARLMTGQVLYVDGGYHIID from the coding sequence ATGTCCAGCCCGGTCGTCAAAGCGGAGCTTCTCAAAGGGAAAAAGGGGCTGATTGTCGGTATCGCGAACGATCGTTCCATTGCATGGGGTTGCGCGCGGGCCTTTCGCGCCTTTGGTGCCGAGCTGGCCGTCACCTATCTGAACGATAAGGCCAAGCCCTATGTGGAGCCTCTCGCGCATGAGGTCGGGGCGTCGATCTTGATGCCGGTGGATCTGGCCATTCCCGGGCAAATCGAAGCTGTGTTCGATCGGATTGAAAGGACCTGGGGTGAGCTCGATTTCGTCGTCCACTCAATTGCCTTTTCGCCAAAGGACACGCTCGGTGGTCGGGTCGTCGACGTGCCGCGCGATGGTTTTCTCACGACCATGGATATCTCTTGCTGGTCTTTTATCCACATGGCTCGCCTCGCCGAACCGTTGATGAAAAACGGAGGCACACTGTTCACGATGACCTATTACGGTTCGCAGATGGTCGTCGAGAACTACAACATCATGGGTGTGGCGAAGGCGGCACTCGAAAGTGCTGTTCGATACCTTGCCGCAGAACTCGGGCCGAAGGGAATTCGCGTCCACGCGATTTCGCCGGGAGCGGTAGCGACGCGTGCTGCGTCGGGCATTCCGGAATTCGACGAACTACTGGAAAAGACCATCCGGAAGTCTCCAGCCCGCGAACTCGTCAGTATTGACGACGTAGGTGTCGCCACCGCCTTTCTTGCCCACGATGCCGCGCGCCTGATGACAGGGCAGGTGCTCTATGTCGATGGCGGCTATCACATCATTGATTGA
- a CDS encoding acetate/propionate family kinase, with the protein MDAILVVNAGSSSLKFQIFEIVGKELERRIRGQIDGIGARPRLRAATASGEVLVDRSYEQAAMGDLPAAIAEAGDWLRSLDGFVLRAIGHRVVHGGPNYAQPILLDHDILDKLATFQELAPLHQPNNLAPIRLAMEINPLVPQVACFDTAFHRGHAPHTDCYALPMAFYEEGVRRYGFHGLSYEYIADRIGNLAPDVGQGRVVVAHLGSGASMCAMKAGRSVETTMGFTALDGVPMGTRPGQMDPGVVLYLIDQKGMTTGEVTDLLYRASGLKGLSGISGDMRDLLASDDPRAAFAIDHFVHRCALSVGMLAAALEGLDAFVFTGGVGENSAPIRARISERLSWLGVELDDAANNAGKTRISTQTSRVALYVLPTDEELMIARHVHALITRP; encoded by the coding sequence GTGGACGCGATCCTTGTCGTCAACGCCGGCTCATCCAGCCTCAAGTTCCAGATTTTCGAGATCGTGGGCAAAGAGTTGGAGCGGCGCATCCGTGGTCAGATCGACGGGATCGGGGCGCGGCCCCGCTTGCGTGCGGCGACCGCTTCGGGCGAGGTCCTCGTCGATCGCAGTTACGAGCAGGCCGCGATGGGCGATCTGCCCGCTGCCATCGCTGAAGCAGGTGACTGGCTGCGGTCACTTGATGGTTTCGTCCTACGGGCGATTGGCCACCGCGTCGTCCATGGCGGACCCAACTATGCGCAACCGATCCTGCTCGATCACGACATCCTCGATAAGCTCGCCACGTTCCAAGAACTTGCGCCATTGCACCAGCCGAACAACCTCGCGCCGATCCGGCTTGCCATGGAGATTAATCCGCTGGTTCCGCAGGTCGCCTGTTTCGACACGGCTTTCCACCGCGGCCATGCTCCTCATACGGACTGCTACGCCTTGCCGATGGCTTTCTACGAGGAAGGTGTACGAAGATATGGCTTCCACGGGTTGTCTTACGAGTACATCGCAGACCGGATCGGCAACCTAGCGCCCGATGTCGGCCAAGGAAGGGTCGTGGTTGCTCATCTCGGCAGCGGCGCTTCCATGTGCGCAATGAAGGCAGGGCGCAGCGTCGAGACGACGATGGGCTTTACAGCACTTGATGGTGTGCCGATGGGCACCAGGCCAGGGCAGATGGATCCGGGCGTCGTGCTCTACTTGATCGATCAGAAAGGAATGACAACGGGAGAGGTTACAGATCTTCTTTACCGTGCGTCTGGTCTCAAAGGTCTTTCAGGCATCTCCGGCGATATGCGTGATCTTCTGGCTAGCGATGATCCGCGCGCCGCGTTCGCGATCGATCATTTCGTCCATCGTTGCGCGCTCAGCGTGGGCATGCTTGCCGCCGCCCTCGAAGGTCTCGACGCGTTCGTCTTCACGGGCGGGGTTGGTGAGAATTCGGCGCCAATTCGCGCGCGTATCAGTGAGCGCCTTTCTTGGCTCGGGGTTGAGCTTGATGACGCAGCAAACAACGCGGGTAAAACCCGTATATCGACGCAGACGAGCCGCGTAGCGCTCTATGTCTTGCCGACGGATGAGGAGTTGATGATCGCGCGCCACGTTCATGCGCTTATCACCAGGCCCTGA